The Paenibacillus sp. FSL R7-0204 genome includes a region encoding these proteins:
- a CDS encoding VOC family protein, which translates to MNSEFQIKGIGQISIRVHDMEAATRFYQDTLGLNLLFQIPNMTFLECNGLQMVLSIAEDPRFDHPSSVFYFQVDNIHASYETLVGRNVHFLDKPHKVAEMGQTATWMTFFQDPDKNVHALMSEVPVSQ; encoded by the coding sequence ATGAATTCAGAATTTCAAATCAAAGGCATTGGGCAAATATCCATTCGGGTACATGACATGGAGGCTGCCACCCGATTCTATCAAGATACCCTAGGCCTAAACCTGTTATTTCAGATCCCAAACATGACTTTCCTGGAGTGTAACGGACTTCAGATGGTCTTGAGTATTGCTGAAGACCCGCGGTTCGATCATCCCAGCTCGGTGTTCTATTTCCAAGTTGACAATATACACGCATCGTACGAAACGTTAGTCGGGCGGAATGTGCATTTCCTGGACAAGCCGCATAAAGTGGCTGAGATGGGTCAAACCGCAACCTGGATGACGTTCTTTCAGGACCCCGATAAAAATGTACATGCACTGATGAGTGAAGTGCCTGTGTCCCAATAA
- a CDS encoding helix-turn-helix domain-containing protein → MGTSRFPLFQRNFVLQARSTTHHWEGTGPLSLKTFRNGRAYYKTKLGHYAVEREGYLLLNEGEQYAIAIESETEVDSFCVFFKTGFAEEVHRAVHLGIEKSLDDPFSETTHPLQFHTKSYRNSHLITPLLENFKNSLPALGSENLWVDEQYQSLIQAMLNVHQKISQEINTLPGMRPATREELFRRLTLAYEYLHAYYNQNVSLEEVSRVACLSKNHLIRNFRHFFKRTPHQFILEKRILEAQRLLAQTESSVTEISLSVGFDNVSSFNKVFKQRMGYSPRMFRKK, encoded by the coding sequence ATGGGAACCTCCAGATTCCCTTTGTTCCAGCGGAACTTCGTTCTGCAAGCGCGAAGTACAACTCATCATTGGGAAGGCACTGGCCCCCTTTCCTTAAAGACATTTCGGAATGGCCGAGCCTATTACAAAACAAAACTCGGCCATTATGCTGTTGAGCGAGAGGGCTACCTCCTGTTAAATGAAGGGGAGCAGTACGCTATAGCCATAGAGTCAGAAACCGAAGTCGACTCTTTTTGTGTATTTTTCAAGACTGGCTTTGCTGAAGAGGTTCATAGAGCCGTTCATTTAGGAATAGAGAAGTCCTTAGACGATCCATTTTCAGAAACAACGCACCCGTTGCAATTTCACACCAAGTCATACCGCAATAGTCATTTGATAACTCCACTTCTCGAGAACTTCAAGAATTCCTTACCTGCACTCGGTAGCGAGAATCTCTGGGTCGATGAACAATATCAAAGTCTAATTCAAGCAATGCTTAACGTCCACCAGAAGATTTCTCAAGAAATTAATACATTGCCAGGTATGCGGCCAGCCACTAGAGAAGAACTCTTTCGGCGGTTGACACTAGCATACGAGTACTTACATGCTTATTACAACCAAAACGTGTCGCTTGAAGAAGTTTCAAGAGTCGCTTGTCTTTCTAAAAACCATCTGATCCGCAACTTCCGCCACTTTTTCAAAAGAACGCCACACCAGTTCATCCTCGAAAAAAGGATACTTGAAGCACAGCGTCTCCTTGCTCAAACGGAAAGCAGTGTAACCGAGATTAGCCTAAGTGTTGGCTTCGACAATGTCTCTTCCTTCAATAAGGTTTTTAAACAAAGAATGGGATACTCACCCCGGATGTTTAGAAAAAAGTGA
- a CDS encoding ATP-binding response regulator yields the protein MEYPINILVVDDRSDEFLSIQALLADAPYQLVHALSGMDALKCLLEQEFALIIMDVLMPGMNGFETAKRIKMRQKSRDIPIIFLTSLTSELENYMMAYSAGAIDYLTKPFHPTVLKSKIDGFVRLYQTRKELQLKTQELETANIILTELKETAEVALRIKSGFLAMMSHEIRTPLNGIIAMSDVLRSSDLSPDDQEMAEIIHTSGHALVSVITHILDFTKIESGKMELDYELFNLHSCIKETVDLFRALAKERCLTLETSIDPDIPALLIGDPNRLRQVLNNLIGNAIKFTITGGVKVHVHLRQAMDKLLELEFIIEDTGIGIPEDKMKYLFQPFTQIGATINRKFGGTGLGLSICKMLVDLMGGTIYAKPGVVDGATFIFTIQVAEGQPD from the coding sequence ATGGAGTATCCGATTAATATTTTGGTTGTAGATGACCGGTCAGACGAGTTCCTGTCCATTCAAGCATTGCTGGCCGATGCGCCCTACCAGTTGGTTCACGCCCTCTCGGGCATGGATGCTCTGAAATGTCTGCTGGAGCAAGAATTCGCCCTGATCATTATGGATGTGCTCATGCCTGGCATGAACGGATTTGAAACGGCGAAACGGATTAAGATGCGTCAGAAGTCACGGGATATCCCTATTATTTTCTTAACTTCGCTGACCTCGGAGCTGGAGAACTATATGATGGCTTACTCGGCCGGGGCCATTGACTACCTGACCAAGCCGTTCCATCCGACCGTGTTAAAAAGCAAGATTGACGGCTTCGTCCGTCTCTACCAGACCCGCAAGGAGCTGCAGCTCAAAACACAGGAGCTGGAGACGGCCAACATTATCCTGACCGAGCTGAAGGAGACAGCCGAGGTGGCGCTGCGGATCAAGAGCGGCTTCCTTGCCATGATGAGCCATGAGATCCGTACCCCGCTCAACGGGATTATTGCGATGTCGGATGTGCTGCGCTCTTCTGATCTGTCCCCGGACGACCAGGAAATGGCGGAAATCATTCATACCAGCGGTCATGCGCTTGTCTCTGTCATCACCCACATCCTGGATTTCACCAAGATTGAATCGGGCAAAATGGAGCTGGACTACGAGCTCTTCAATCTTCACTCCTGCATCAAAGAAACGGTCGATCTGTTCAGGGCTCTGGCGAAAGAACGCTGCCTGACCCTCGAGACCTCTATTGATCCTGACATTCCTGCCCTGCTGATTGGTGACCCCAACCGTCTGCGCCAGGTACTGAATAATCTGATCGGCAATGCCATCAAGTTCACGATTACCGGCGGCGTCAAAGTGCATGTCCATCTCCGGCAGGCTATGGATAAGCTGCTGGAGCTGGAATTCATTATTGAAGATACCGGTATTGGCATTCCAGAAGACAAGATGAAATATCTGTTCCAGCCATTCACCCAGATCGGAGCCACCATCAACCGCAAGTTCGGCGGAACCGGGCTCGGACTGTCCATCTGCAAAATGCTGGTCGACCTCATGGGCGGAACGATTTATGCCAAGCCAGGTGTAGTGGACGGAGCTACCTTCATCTTCACCATCCAGGTCGCTGAAGGCCAGCCGGATTGA
- a CDS encoding response regulator has product MRIKQQVWLATLASILLLGSMIIITILFMEGSSRLVAAGLGAGGILVSIGLLYNIQRNIDRGLSRITEISEDIAAGVFNPDAAAAVQKDEFGQLAASFFGLAADLHHRTADERELRLRAEEQAWINTQVSEMALLLQGSVQLRTASRVFIGRLATAVGGSYGAIYLKQGGQLNFAAGYAFDDTAGQQESIPLGSGLVGQCALDGQMIVLQDLPEHYIKVRSGLGEAAPASLIIVPIKHEQEIVAVMELAALRPFSSKEMQLIERTAQNMGVLINTLADVARIEDLLSETQLQKDELEAQTEELTAQTQELEAQTEELMAQTEELRLQTDQLQDQKTELEAQSESLLTSNEQLQTQMKLTEAQKDEIEAQTEELRQQTEELHASNLELQNQMEISRRQTMEIKAQADEISAANRDMQKQLQITEIQKSEIADQAGELQAQTNELLEQKEQLQAQTEELQAQTEELQSQTEELLSQTEELQIQKEELAASHDQLLLQVELTEKQKEEIQEQAQEIFMAAQYKSEFLANVSHELRTPLNSLLILSQILAENKDGNLEAKQLEYVHTIFSAGKDLLQLIDEILDLAKLEVGKMTPVIEPVSPLDLSNHIHRHFEQQAKKKNLRFDVHSDNRLPDYLMTDGHRLQQVLNNLLSNAIKFTPEQGSVSLSIRTSGEEVIFAVSDTGIGIAASKLESIFEAFQQADGTTSRKYGGTGLGLTICRELATLLGGRIEVDSVEGKGSTFSLIIPAVEPGEDAQTLAAAAYSAASPELPASEPVRRENPAFRESFVPDISISNPKLLQYAEMDDDRGNLLSGDITLLIIEEDAEFAARLLELARCRGFKAIVAFQGDQGLALAHAYKPDAILLDLHLPVLDGWSIISRLKSRPELRHIPVHVISTAEENQQSLSMGALSFWKKPNDYAELEAAFLQIETYIRRPVKSLLIVEDNKVLRGSLVEFIAHPDVNIIAVGTGREAMEHLASHHFDCMVLDLGLSDISGFDLLEQVKTNRKLQTLPVIIYTGKDLSKTDEQRLKHYAESIVIKNVRSMERLYDDTALYLHRKHADLPLDKQRLIENLHNPESAFAGKSILLVDDDMRNIFALSSVLEGYNMEISFAQNGREALEHLKTHPDVELIFMDIMMPEMDGYETMQHIRLNPDYDQIVIIALTARALEEDRVKCLEAGANDYISKPINTTQLVRVLKLWLIQ; this is encoded by the coding sequence ATGAGAATAAAACAACAGGTTTGGTTAGCTACATTAGCCTCTATACTGCTGCTAGGCAGTATGATTATTATAACTATACTCTTTATGGAGGGTAGCTCGCGCCTGGTTGCAGCAGGATTAGGTGCGGGCGGCATTCTGGTCAGTATCGGCCTTCTATACAATATTCAGCGAAATATAGACCGCGGTCTGAGCCGGATCACGGAGATCTCAGAGGATATCGCAGCAGGCGTTTTTAACCCTGATGCTGCGGCTGCAGTTCAGAAGGATGAATTCGGGCAGCTGGCCGCTTCCTTTTTCGGGCTGGCGGCTGACCTTCATCATAGAACCGCCGATGAGCGCGAACTGCGGCTTAGAGCCGAAGAACAGGCCTGGATTAATACGCAGGTGTCTGAGATGGCGCTGCTGCTTCAAGGCTCTGTCCAGCTGAGGACGGCCTCGCGTGTGTTCATCGGCAGGCTGGCTACCGCTGTAGGCGGAAGCTACGGGGCTATCTATCTTAAGCAGGGCGGTCAGCTGAACTTCGCGGCCGGCTATGCCTTCGATGACACCGCAGGACAACAGGAGTCCATACCTCTGGGCAGCGGCCTGGTCGGACAATGCGCACTCGATGGGCAGATGATTGTTCTGCAGGATCTTCCAGAGCATTATATCAAGGTCCGTTCCGGTCTGGGGGAGGCTGCGCCTGCCTCACTGATTATAGTTCCTATTAAGCATGAGCAGGAAATTGTTGCTGTCATGGAGCTGGCGGCACTACGCCCGTTCAGCTCCAAGGAGATGCAGCTGATTGAACGCACCGCACAGAATATGGGCGTGCTGATTAATACCCTGGCGGATGTCGCCCGGATCGAAGATCTGCTTAGTGAGACTCAGCTGCAGAAGGATGAACTGGAAGCCCAGACGGAAGAACTGACCGCCCAGACCCAGGAGCTGGAAGCTCAGACCGAAGAACTGATGGCCCAGACAGAGGAGCTGCGCCTGCAGACCGACCAGTTACAGGACCAGAAGACTGAACTGGAGGCGCAGTCCGAGAGCCTGCTGACCTCCAATGAACAGCTTCAGACACAAATGAAGCTCACAGAGGCCCAGAAGGACGAGATTGAAGCCCAGACGGAGGAACTGCGGCAGCAGACGGAAGAGCTGCATGCCTCCAACCTGGAATTGCAGAATCAGATGGAGATTTCCCGCCGGCAAACCATGGAGATCAAGGCACAGGCCGACGAGATCTCTGCGGCAAACCGCGATATGCAGAAGCAGCTTCAAATCACCGAAATCCAAAAGTCCGAGATCGCAGATCAGGCCGGGGAGCTTCAGGCCCAAACCAACGAATTGCTGGAACAGAAAGAACAGCTTCAAGCCCAGACGGAGGAGCTTCAAGCCCAGACGGAGGAGCTCCAATCTCAGACGGAGGAGCTTCTATCCCAGACCGAGGAGCTTCAGATCCAGAAGGAGGAGCTGGCTGCCTCCCATGATCAGCTATTGCTTCAAGTTGAGCTTACCGAGAAGCAGAAGGAGGAGATTCAGGAGCAGGCACAGGAGATCTTCATGGCTGCGCAGTACAAATCGGAATTCCTGGCCAATGTCTCTCATGAGCTGCGCACACCGCTGAACAGCCTGCTGATCCTCTCGCAGATTCTGGCCGAGAACAAGGACGGCAATCTGGAAGCGAAGCAGCTGGAATACGTTCACACGATCTTCTCGGCAGGCAAGGACCTGCTGCAGCTAATCGATGAAATTCTTGATCTGGCGAAGCTGGAGGTCGGCAAAATGACTCCGGTCATCGAGCCGGTCTCCCCGCTGGACCTCAGCAATCATATCCACCGCCATTTCGAACAGCAGGCCAAGAAGAAGAACCTGCGGTTCGATGTCCATTCCGACAACCGGCTGCCTGATTATCTGATGACCGACGGTCACAGATTGCAGCAGGTCTTGAATAATCTGTTATCCAACGCCATCAAATTCACACCTGAGCAAGGCTCCGTCTCCCTGTCGATCCGCACCAGCGGCGAAGAGGTCATCTTCGCCGTCAGTGATACCGGTATCGGCATTGCCGCCTCCAAGCTGGAGAGCATCTTCGAGGCGTTCCAGCAGGCAGACGGCACCACCAGCCGCAAATACGGCGGCACCGGTCTGGGCCTCACGATCTGCCGGGAGCTGGCCACCCTCCTTGGCGGAAGAATTGAGGTTGATTCCGTAGAGGGCAAGGGCAGCACCTTCTCCCTGATTATTCCCGCTGTAGAACCGGGTGAGGATGCCCAGACCCTTGCTGCCGCAGCCTATTCAGCAGCCTCTCCGGAGCTTCCGGCTTCCGAGCCTGTCCGCCGCGAGAACCCGGCCTTCCGTGAGTCCTTCGTGCCCGACATTTCCATCTCCAATCCGAAGCTGCTGCAATATGCGGAAATGGATGATGACCGGGGCAATCTGCTTAGCGGAGATATTACCCTGCTGATTATCGAGGAGGATGCCGAATTCGCCGCCAGACTGCTGGAGCTGGCGCGCTGCCGGGGCTTCAAGGCCATCGTCGCCTTCCAGGGCGATCAGGGGCTTGCCCTGGCCCATGCCTATAAGCCTGATGCTATCCTGCTGGATCTGCATCTTCCCGTTCTGGACGGCTGGTCCATTATCAGCCGCCTGAAGAGCCGGCCGGAGCTGCGGCATATCCCCGTGCATGTGATTTCAACAGCTGAGGAGAACCAGCAGAGCCTCTCGATGGGCGCTTTATCCTTCTGGAAGAAACCGAATGATTATGCCGAGCTGGAAGCAGCCTTTCTCCAGATTGAGACTTATATCCGCCGTCCGGTGAAGAGTCTGCTGATTGTCGAAGACAACAAGGTCCTGCGCGGCAGTCTTGTTGAATTCATCGCCCACCCCGATGTGAACATTATTGCGGTTGGCACCGGAAGAGAAGCAATGGAGCATCTGGCCAGCCATCATTTTGACTGTATGGTGCTGGACCTGGGCCTCTCGGATATTTCCGGCTTCGACCTGCTGGAGCAGGTCAAGACCAACCGCAAGCTGCAAACACTGCCGGTGATTATTTATACAGGCAAGGATCTCAGCAAGACAGATGAACAGCGCCTTAAGCACTACGCCGAGAGTATTGTCATCAAGAACGTGCGTTCAATGGAACGTCTCTATGATGATACGGCCCTGTACCTCCACCGTAAGCATGCAGACCTGCCTTTGGATAAGCAGCGCCTGATCGAGAATCTGCATAATCCGGAATCCGCCTTTGCCGGAAAAAGCATTTTGCTTGTGGATGATGATATGCGTAATATTTTTGCGTTATCCAGTGTGCTGGAAGGTTATAATATGGAGATCAGCTTTGCCCAGAATGGCAGAGAAGCCCTCGAGCATCTGAAGACCCACCCGGACGTAGAGCTGATATTCATGGATATCATGATGCCGGAGATGGATGGTTACGAGACGATGCAGCATATCCGGCTGAATCCGGACTATGATCAGATCGTCATTATCGCGCTGACCGCCCGCGCCCTGGAGGAAGACCGGGTCAAATGCCTGGAAGCAGGAGCCAATGATTATATATCCAAACCGATTAATACCACACAGTTGGTGAGAGTGCTGAAATTGTGGTTGATTCAATAG
- a CDS encoding xanthine phosphoribosyltransferase has product MKVLEERIRQEGLILSETVLKVDSFLNHQVDTALALEIGKEFAAVFGDRQITKVLTVEASGIQFAMAAGIALGVPFIYAKKKKAVTLSEAVYSAPVHSFTRQEDYQISISQKYLGPDDTVLIVDDFLATGAALVGLCDIVAESGAQLAGVGCVIEKSFQEGRGLLEQRGVPVYSLARIASMSPGEIHFINNEGLIKESAGC; this is encoded by the coding sequence ATGAAAGTATTGGAAGAACGCATTAGACAAGAAGGCTTAATTCTATCGGAGACTGTACTGAAAGTGGACTCGTTCCTGAACCATCAGGTAGACACAGCGCTTGCGCTGGAGATCGGGAAGGAATTCGCAGCGGTCTTCGGGGACCGGCAGATCACCAAGGTGCTGACTGTAGAGGCCAGCGGTATCCAGTTCGCCATGGCGGCGGGCATTGCGCTGGGCGTACCGTTCATCTACGCCAAGAAGAAGAAGGCAGTTACTTTGTCCGAAGCGGTGTATTCCGCACCGGTCCATTCCTTCACCCGTCAGGAGGACTACCAGATCAGCATTTCGCAGAAATATCTCGGGCCTGACGATACCGTATTGATTGTCGATGACTTCCTGGCTACGGGCGCGGCGCTTGTAGGGTTATGCGATATCGTAGCAGAGTCCGGGGCGCAACTGGCCGGGGTCGGCTGTGTTATCGAGAAGAGCTTCCAGGAGGGACGCGGTCTGCTGGAGCAGCGCGGAGTTCCGGTGTATTCCCTGGCGCGGATTGCTTCCATGTCGCCGGGTGAGATTCATTTCATAAATAATGAAGGATTAATCAAGGAGAGTGCAGGATGTTAA
- a CDS encoding nucleobase:cation symporter-2 family protein — protein sequence MLSKQKIFALGLQHVLAMYAGAVIVPLVVGGALNLNGTQMAYLIAADLFTCGLATLLQIMGSKYFGSGLPVVLGCTFTAVSPIIAIASGSNLATAYGAIIISGLFVVLAAPVYGKLLKFFPTVVTGSVVTIIGLSLIPVAMNNVAGGQGSADFGQPSNLLLALITLLVILAVNRLTTGFLRSVSVLVGLVVGTVIGYAMGIVHFSTVTTASWVSVAQPFYFGWPQFSITAIFTMIIVNIVSMVESTGVYFAVGKATDQRVEQKQIVNGLRSEGLAIMLGGLFNAFPYTAFSQNVGLLSLTRVKTRNVIFAAGGIMIVLGLLPKLAALTTVVPNAVLGGAMIVMFGSVAASGMSILSDVDLRKDGNLLIAACSIAVGLGSAVLPSMFDQLPEFARMLLQNGIVSGSLTAIILNIFLSKTQESAVPAAAAPETK from the coding sequence ATGTTAAGCAAACAGAAGATATTTGCCCTGGGGCTTCAGCATGTGCTGGCGATGTATGCCGGAGCGGTTATTGTACCGCTGGTTGTCGGGGGAGCACTCAATTTGAACGGTACGCAGATGGCGTATCTGATAGCAGCGGATCTGTTCACCTGCGGGCTGGCAACCCTGCTGCAGATTATGGGCAGCAAATATTTCGGAAGCGGGCTGCCGGTGGTACTCGGCTGTACCTTCACGGCGGTCAGCCCGATTATCGCCATCGCTTCAGGCTCCAATCTGGCAACGGCTTACGGCGCGATCATTATCTCCGGATTATTCGTGGTACTGGCAGCCCCGGTGTACGGGAAGCTGCTGAAGTTCTTCCCGACCGTGGTCACCGGCTCGGTAGTTACAATCATCGGACTGTCACTGATTCCTGTTGCGATGAATAATGTGGCCGGCGGCCAGGGAAGCGCCGACTTCGGGCAGCCCAGCAATCTGCTGCTGGCTCTGATCACTCTGCTCGTGATTCTGGCCGTGAACCGGCTGACTACAGGGTTTCTGCGCTCCGTATCCGTGCTGGTAGGACTTGTAGTGGGTACTGTAATCGGCTATGCCATGGGCATCGTACATTTCTCTACCGTGACCACAGCTTCCTGGGTCAGCGTTGCACAGCCGTTCTACTTCGGCTGGCCTCAGTTCAGCATCACCGCGATCTTCACAATGATTATCGTGAATATCGTGTCTATGGTCGAATCGACAGGGGTCTACTTTGCCGTTGGTAAGGCGACGGACCAGCGGGTGGAGCAGAAGCAGATCGTGAACGGTCTGCGCTCCGAGGGACTGGCCATCATGCTGGGCGGCCTGTTCAACGCTTTCCCGTACACCGCATTCTCCCAGAATGTCGGCTTGCTGTCGCTGACGCGGGTGAAGACGCGGAATGTTATTTTTGCAGCAGGCGGAATTATGATCGTACTTGGTCTGCTGCCGAAGCTTGCGGCACTGACTACAGTGGTGCCGAATGCGGTGCTGGGCGGGGCGATGATTGTCATGTTCGGCTCGGTCGCTGCTTCAGGTATGTCGATTCTATCCGATGTGGATCTGCGCAAGGACGGCAATCTGCTGATTGCTGCCTGCAGCATCGCGGTGGGCCTCGGTTCTGCAGTGCTTCCGTCCATGTTCGACCAGCTTCCGGAATTCGCCAGAATGCTGCTGCAGAACGGAATCGTATCCGGGTCGCTGACAGCGATCATTCTCAATATCTTCTTGTCGAAGACCCAGGAGAGTGCGGTTCCTGCCGCAGCCGCTCCAGAAACGAAGTAA